The following proteins are co-located in the Bacteroidales bacterium genome:
- a CDS encoding DUF4974 domain-containing protein, which produces MAATGLNIKRIKDYFNSKFSETEESYISEIFGNSDNDKELKHFLSIQFDEIISDDDAEEKNLDHILYKIHYDINTKSEGNRIRRKPNLINWVARIAAILILPVAIFWGVKGYLNMNQGKETWIEIKAPAWTRAQFSLPDGSTGWLNSNSSVRYNGNFIYDRQVALIGEAFFSVVHDKERPFRVNTKELTVKVLGTSFNIASYENENNVEIVLEKGAIELSDKEMINFRKMNPNELVVFNKEKKVMSVTGVEPTKYLAWTEGKLVFRNDPVDVIARRIARWYNVDVVVESALNEELRLRATFVDEGLEEVMDMLKRSLLIDYKIENSNLQPDDIYAKKRVIISLGNKRK; this is translated from the coding sequence ATGGCAGCGACAGGATTAAATATTAAAAGAATAAAGGACTATTTTAACAGTAAGTTTTCAGAAACTGAAGAGAGCTATATTTCAGAAATATTTGGGAATAGCGATAATGATAAGGAATTAAAGCATTTCCTGTCAATTCAGTTTGACGAGATTATTTCAGATGATGATGCTGAAGAGAAAAATCTTGATCATATACTGTATAAAATTCATTACGATATAAATACGAAATCTGAAGGGAATAGAATCAGGAGAAAACCAAACCTTATAAATTGGGTTGCCAGGATTGCAGCTATACTAATTCTCCCTGTAGCAATCTTCTGGGGAGTGAAAGGTTATCTGAATATGAATCAGGGTAAAGAAACCTGGATAGAAATAAAGGCACCTGCCTGGACACGAGCTCAGTTTAGTCTTCCTGATGGCTCTACAGGCTGGCTAAATAGTAATTCCAGTGTGAGATATAATGGGAATTTCATCTACGACAGACAAGTTGCCCTTATTGGTGAAGCATTTTTCAGCGTTGTTCATGATAAAGAAAGACCATTCAGAGTTAATACCAAAGAGTTAACAGTGAAGGTGTTGGGAACAAGTTTCAATATCGCCTCCTATGAAAATGAAAATAATGTTGAGATAGTTTTGGAGAAGGGTGCAATAGAACTATCCGATAAGGAGATGATTAATTTCCGCAAAATGAATCCTAATGAACTTGTGGTTTTTAACAAGGAAAAAAAGGTAATGTCAGTTACAGGGGTAGAGCCTACCAAGTATCTGGCCTGGACAGAGGGGAAACTGGTTTTCAGGAATGATCCTGTCGATGTTATTGCCAGAAGAATAGCCCGCTGGTATAATGTTGACGTTGTCGTTGAGAGCGCATTAAATGAAGAATTGAGATTAAGAGCAACTTTTGTTGATGAAGGACTGGAAGAAGTTATGGATATGCTAAAGCGCAGTTTGTTAATTGATTATAAAATTGAAAACAGCAACCTGCAACCTGATGACATTTATGCAAAAAAGAGAGTTATTATTTCACTCGGAAATAAAAGAAAATAG